From a single Lolium rigidum isolate FL_2022 chromosome 7, APGP_CSIRO_Lrig_0.1, whole genome shotgun sequence genomic region:
- the LOC124678465 gene encoding cell number regulator 2-like, with protein MAATEEASTASRSRPESEGEEEAMAVLDFDMLCASVAMSAERRKGAAGLAAACPAASEGGGGGVQRMWEGDVVIDCFDDRRIALEAACCPCYRFGKNMRRANLGSCFFQAMAYFISLVAVLVSLIAFSVTRHHVYLYMGLGSVILIAIYTGYFRRRIRKQFNILGTDSSLDDCVLHLICPCCTLCQEARTLEMNNVQCGVWHGRGDTICLGSNGEGNKAFAALHKSSFVPIKSPELCGMDRISSGADEHQPLVPSVQLEQE; from the exons ATGGCGGCGACGGAGGAGGCGTCCACGGCGTCGAGGAGCCGGCCGGAGAGcgaaggggaggaggaggcgatggCGGTGCTGGACTTCGACATGCTCTGCGCGTCCGTGGCGATGTCGGCCGAGAGGAGGAAGGGCGCCGCCGGGTTGGCGGCTGCGTGCCCGGCGGCGAGCGAGGGGGGCGGCGGAGGGGTGCAGAGGATGTGGGAGGGGGACGTGGTCATCGATTGCTTCGACGACCGCCGAATCGCGCTCGAGGCCGCATG CTGCCCATGCTATAGGTTTGGCAAGAACATGCGGAGAGCCAATCTCGGATCTTGCTTTTTTCAG GCAATGGCTTACTTCATTTCCTTAGTTGCTGTTCTGGTCAGCTTAATTGCCTTCTCAGTAACAAGGCATCATGTATATTTATATATGGGACTTGGATCTGTTATCTTGATAGCAATCTACACCGGTTACTTCCGGAGAAGAATCAGGAAGCAGTTCAATATCCTG GGGACCGACAGCAGTCTAGATGACTGTGTTCTCCATCTAATCTGTCCTTGCTGTACCCTGTGCCAG GAAGCGAGAACTTTGGAGATGAATAATGTCCAGTGTGGTGTCTGGCACGGGCGGGGTGATACCATTTGTTTAGGGAGTAATGGTGAAGGAAACAAGGCCTTTGCTGCTCTACATAAATCCTCATTTGTGCCTATAAAATCTCCCGAGTTGTGTGGCATGGACAGAATATCAAGTGGTGCTGATGAGCATCAGCCGCTTGTTCCGTCAGTGCAACTAGAACAGGAGTAA